The DNA sequence CTAACCGATGCGATGAGCATGATAGGTGCGTCAAAAGGGGCGAACGCGGCACAGGTGGCCATTGCCTGGGCGATTTACAAAGGGACGTTACCGATTATCGGCGCGACTAAAGTTCACCATGTCACGGATGCCGCGAGCGCCGCTGCATTACGCCTGAGCGCTGATGAGGTTGCTATGCTGGAAGCGCTGGCGCAGGAAAGTGGTGTGGATACGCGCGGTGGCTGGGAAGAACATCAATAATGGCCGTATGTCATTGCGAGAAATAAGTGACAGAGATGTGCTGAATAGTCAGGGAAAACGGTAGTTATTATAAAAAACAGAGAGACTATTAACCTTGAGTTGACAGTCCTTGAACCATTCATGCGCTAAAAAATATGAATCAAACTGTTTATTATTATATGCAGTGAATTAACTCACGCTCTTAGAGAATATATTATGTCAAAAGTATTAGTAATTTCCGGGCATCCGAATTTAGCGGAGTCCGTTGGTAATGCGACCATTATCAATGCCATTGCACATACCTTACCCGATGTTGAAATTCGACGTTTGGATACACTCTATCCTGATTATAAAATCAATGTGGCGGATGAACAGCAGGCATTGTTGAATGCGGATGTCATTGTATGGCAATTTCCTTTTTCATGGTATTCCGTTCCTGGCTTAATGAAGCTGTGGATAGATTTAGTCTTTTTACACGGCTTTGCCCATGGTTCAACGGCAAAATTAGGGGGCAAGAAACTTATTGTGTCTTTCACCGCCGGTGCGCCAATAGAGTTATATTCACCAGACGGTTTTTTTAAACATGATATTCAGGACTATCTGGCTCAGTTTGAAACAACGGCAACGCTTTGTAATTTGGAGTTGCAGGCACCGATTTATAGCTGTGGTATCAGTTATGCCGGGCGTGATGAGGCAAAAATTGCCGAGCAAAGGGAAACGGCTAAAGAACATGCCGACCGTGTGATCGGCGCGCTTATCGCACTTGTGCCCGATTTGAATGTTGCGGTGTGAGAATAAGGAATTATATGTATATAGTGAATATTACGGTTAATACCGCTGTTGCCGAACAACAGCATGAGGCACTTTTCCCGCAGCATAGCGCATGGTTTAAAAAATATTTTGATGCCGGAAAGTTTTTGATAATTGGGCCTTATACCGATCGCGCGCGCTCGGGCGTCATTATAGCGAAAACAGAAAGCCGCCAGGAGTTAGACACTATTTTAGCTGAGGATTCATATTATCCCCATCTGGCGCAATATGAGGTTAATGCGTTTACGCCCAAAATGATTGCGGCAGAGTTGCAGCGTTTTCAAGTGTAATAAAAAAGGGTGATTGCCTGCTTACGACAATCACTCTTTTTAAGAGAATAGGGTGAAGCGGAACCCAGAGCTGTTATCAAAAGTTCATCATGCCGATGATTTAAAAATTGCGCCTTATCACCCGGATAGGCGCACTACCTGAACCCCGACGCGGATTGGGCCAGTGTGATCCTCCCCACCATTAGTAGACTCGCGACTTTTTGTTCGTGCATCCCATGGTGTCGGCTCGCGATGGTATCAGGCGACTCTTCTGCCTGACGCCCTTTATGCTGCGATTATCTGAATGATGATAAGCATAATAATGCGAAAGCGCATAAACGATTTTTTAAACCTGATATTTTGTGCCCGATAGCTGGATATAAGACTATCGGGCTTTTTTTTTCAATAAACGCCTGAAAATCACGGTATCTATAGTGGGATGTTTGGGTGGTAACGCAGCAGTTAGCCTTCTATGTCACTATAAAAAAAGGATTTTATCTGTTACAGAGTATCTCCGGCGAGAATCCTAATCAGACTGAAAAGATGAGCGGGTATCCCTTTACGGTGATTATTTTTAATAAAAAGGAGCTCTGTCATGCAGAAAAAATACATTTCCCGGGTGATTGTCGGTGTATTCGCGACGATCCCTGTTGCCTCTATCGCCGCAGGCACCTGGTCTGATGCCCGCAACGATGCGATGGGCGGTACCGGTGTGGCCTCCTCGCACTACAGTTCGGCGGCCCTGGTTAACCCCGCATTACTGACCAAATTTAACAGCCATGACCACGTCAGCCTGATTCTGCCTTCTGTCAGCGCCACGGTATCTAACCCCGATAAAATTGAAGACAAGTTCGATGCGGTGAAAAACAGCTGGGACAACTACAAGCAGGTGACGGGCAGCCGTACCAATGCGGCAGCATCAGCGCAGAACCTGAAAAACGCCTTTCAGGATATCGCGGGCAAAGGCGGCACGGTTGATGCGGCGGCTTCAACGGCCATTACCGTGCCAAACAGCACGTTGCCGTTTGCTTTCACCGCCAAAGCCTGGGGGGTTGCCAGCGCTAAAGCGGTGGTGACAGAAAACGATCTCGCGTATCTCGACTCGGTTATCGCGGGCAGGATACCGACCACGGCTGATTTGAACTCACTGACCTCGCGAGCTGAAGGGGTTGGCGCGATTGTCACCGAATACGGTATTTCGGCGGCCAGATCCCTCGAACTGGCCGGGCGCTCGGTTTCTGTTGGTATCACGCCGAAGCTCCAGCAGGTCTATCTCTACAACTACAACGTCGGCATCAATAATTACAGCTCGTCGGATTTTCGTAATGGTGAATTCAAAAATAGCGAATCCGGCGGCAACGTCGATGTCGGCGTGGCGATGGATTTAACCCCCAACTGGAACGTGGGCCTGGTCGGGCAGAACCTGATAGCCCGCAGCATCGACAGTAAAACCGTTAATGGCATTCAACGCACCTTTGATATCCGTCCTCAGGCCACCGTCGGCACAGCCTGGAGCAATGGCACCGTCACGTTCGCCAGTGACGTTGACCTGACGCCCGCCAGCGGTTTTGCCGGTGAGAAGAAAAACCAGTATGCCAGCCTGGGTGCCGAGCTGAATGCCTGGGACTGGGCGCAACTGCGCGCCGGCTACCGCGCCAACCTGAAAGACAGCGACAGAAGCCTGATTACCGCCGGTGTCGGCCTGTCGCCGTTCAATCTGGTACACCTTGACTTGACCGGTATGGTTGGCACCAGCAGCAATACCTATGGCGCGGCGGCAAAACTGTCGTTTACGTTTTAATGTTGTCAGCCACGCGCTAGATAAGCACTCATCACCCCGTATTATCGCATCACCCCGTGGAAAGGCGCATGGGGTGGTGCTGTCAGAAGCGTTGAGAGAGGAGAAGGCAATATTCTGTTTGTTAATCAGAGAAATACGTACTGGTGGATAAACCATTCAATAATAGAGCATTGTATTTTATTACATTTGAGCCTGAATAATAAAAAGAGCGGCTGTTATAATGTATTATAAATGTGGAGGATAGACACTCCCCACCATTCAAACTCTGTGAATATTAGCATTGAATGAGTTATTCATAGTTGCTAATCCCTTGTTGATTTATAAATGGCAATATGGTTTACGAATGGCTGAGGAAAATATTTTGAAATTAGAGGTGAAATACCTATGATGGTGATAGAGCAGCCAATGGCATTTGTCGGGACGTTAATCTGTTTTCTTGCCGGGGGTGGTAAAACGATTTATGACCTATACTTTAATCCACAGGCGTTCAAAAAAGATGAGGAGACGATGGGGTTGGTCGATGCGGCCAAAAAGAAAAGAGAGAGAGCTGATTTATCTACCCGTGTCACATTATGGATTATGACAATTGGTTACGTATT is a window from the Dickeya lacustris genome containing:
- a CDS encoding NAD(P)H-dependent oxidoreductase, with the translated sequence MSKVLVISGHPNLAESVGNATIINAIAHTLPDVEIRRLDTLYPDYKINVADEQQALLNADVIVWQFPFSWYSVPGLMKLWIDLVFLHGFAHGSTAKLGGKKLIVSFTAGAPIELYSPDGFFKHDIQDYLAQFETTATLCNLELQAPIYSCGISYAGRDEAKIAEQRETAKEHADRVIGALIALVPDLNVAV
- a CDS encoding YciI family protein, with the protein product MYIVNITVNTAVAEQQHEALFPQHSAWFKKYFDAGKFLIIGPYTDRARSGVIIAKTESRQELDTILAEDSYYPHLAQYEVNAFTPKMIAAELQRFQV
- a CDS encoding conjugal transfer protein TraF, translated to MQKKYISRVIVGVFATIPVASIAAGTWSDARNDAMGGTGVASSHYSSAALVNPALLTKFNSHDHVSLILPSVSATVSNPDKIEDKFDAVKNSWDNYKQVTGSRTNAAASAQNLKNAFQDIAGKGGTVDAAASTAITVPNSTLPFAFTAKAWGVASAKAVVTENDLAYLDSVIAGRIPTTADLNSLTSRAEGVGAIVTEYGISAARSLELAGRSVSVGITPKLQQVYLYNYNVGINNYSSSDFRNGEFKNSESGGNVDVGVAMDLTPNWNVGLVGQNLIARSIDSKTVNGIQRTFDIRPQATVGTAWSNGTVTFASDVDLTPASGFAGEKKNQYASLGAELNAWDWAQLRAGYRANLKDSDRSLITAGVGLSPFNLVHLDLTGMVGTSSNTYGAAAKLSFTF